The Drosophila suzukii chromosome 2 unlocalized genomic scaffold, CBGP_Dsuzu_IsoJpt1.0 scf_2c, whole genome shotgun sequence genome segment GGGCTAGGCAAACTTTTAGCGTGAACTTCAGGGAAGGAACGGGTGTTGTTGGGTGTGCCCAAGTGCATCAAACTCACTGCGAAATAAATAGCGACGAGGCGCTCAATATAATGTTGACAGAAAGTGAGATGCAAGTCTTCAGCAAAAAGTCGAAAATTATTGGCGCACCGTTCAGAAAAGCTGGCAACTTCCGAAAAATAGTCAGTCGATTGTGTACGTTGTGCCAACAATAGAATCCAATATGGCGTGTTGGCGAGCTGCTTTTACAATGGCTTTCGATTTGCTAGGAAATTttgtgattgattgattaTTGCAGAGACACTGCCCACTTTTGTATAACTTACCGAAATTCCCTTTCAAACCCCTTTCGTCCACAAGATAAATGAGTACCGGATTGCACAGTTATTATTTgaattacatttatttatccACGATAAtcacttgatttatttgaATGATTTTGTATTGTTAGCCATGCATTGCTGCTTTGGTATTTTCTGTTGCCCCAACTCTTTGTATCTGTGCATGCAAGCACAATGTAGTTCTGGTTAGATTTATTAATATGTGAACTATTATTAAATTCATATTCGTCAAATGGTTGCAAGTTAAAAATTGTGCTCGAGCACTTACATTGAAAACATTCTAAACTGGTTGTTCAATTACTTTtgctctgcatccacaccaaGAGTAATGAAATAACCTATTAcaatttatatttgttttcgtATGTGATCTTTATTTAGAGAGAAGGTCCTGTATCAGGCATTCGACATACATACGAATGTTAATACCAAATATTTTCAGTGGAAATGTTAACagtgaaaaccaaaaaaaagtttaaatataattatgttaattttaatctattcaaataacttttaaattgTCCAACAAGCATTAGGCATACACATACAGACAAGAAGGCTGTTGAATCGTTTTTGGATTTTCTGCATAATCCATATTTTGACTTTTGCATTTTAATGATTAAGCTACTTTTTGGTTTTGCTGTAGTTTTACATTAATGGATGTCTTTGAACTTTAAATGGTATCGtctatcattttttaattacgTACCGGCAATGAACAAACGGTTTTTATTCCTGGTGTAAGTCTGAAGACAAATCGATTCGAATTGGGGCGTATACTCTATATTGTATTCTATCGAAAGTGCAGACAGCAGCCATTGGTGGAACCAGCCTTTGTTTAATAAACAGTCGAGAAATTGTACATAATTTGTTACGTAGATGATTTTTTTATGATTGAGGTGATTCAGCTCGTTCGCACAGGCAGGAAACTAACGCGAAAACAtcaaataacatttttaagaagTATTCCCTGCCAAAGCTATTTCAGAAATTACAGTTTTTGAGCTCGAGATGCGAGTACGTGTTTTAGATTTCAATTATGTTTCGATCTAGATGTCTGCTCGtaaagtaattttttttaattttctgatTTGGCAGATTACTGCATTTCATTAACCCATATTTGACCCTAAAGATAGTTTTTCGCCTCGACGCGTTCCTTTATGTCTTCTGTGTTTTTGCTATAACTTACAGCTTGACTTTGACAGTTTGAAGGCCCATAAAGCATCTCCATTAGGGCGGGTAGATTTGGTAGCCTAAAAATCGTATGTGGGGAAAGTAAACTTAAAAGGATTCTAAGCAATATTGCCGAACAAAACTATCGTCTCACATGAAAAATACTGCTTTTCACTTGTactacaaaatttaaaaaccatATTTTTCTGTTTACAATTATAATGTAGGTCTTTTGtctattttgatatttttcctaAAAAAACAGTATTTTTCATTCGCTTTCGGGAGGGGGTGGGGGTGGGTTAAACGCCGTTTTGGACCATAAGTTGGTTCGGCCATAATGCTTAGAATCCTTTTAGGATTACGTTTCCCACATACGCGATTTGCGTATTTGTTTTTGGCGCCATACAAATCGTCCTGCCCTAATCTACGTAATCGTACACCTCTCATCCGTTCACATTCCCGTCCACGTGCCATGTCCAATATATTGCACATTTATTAGTAGGCTGTGTGCCTTCTGGTTGATGCTGTCGGAACTatatgatttattttttacttgtATTTACATATTTCAAATTTGTGTATAGCACAAGACTGAATGTTGTATGTTGCTTGTGTGTGCTTGCTTTGCCATTTGCTTTAAAGTTTATTTACAAACATAATAAGATAAATATGAATATGGGTTTATCATCTCGTTTTTATTCCCGCTAACGTTAATTTGGCCCTGGTTGTTGCTTCTGGGCTACAAGTTTCCGTCTTAATCTAGTTAGTTTTCAATTAGCAATTATTAACTGGGATAATAGCGTTTTAATACGCGTTATGATTCATAAATACCCAATTTGATATACTCAAATTGGCTAACTATGCAAATACCACTTACAGCAAAGATTTTTTGGGGTCGCAAAGCAATAaaattggttaaaaaaaagGCATTTGAAATAAGCACTATACATTTACATAACTTTGTTGATGGCAACAGGGTAATTTATGGATAGTATACAGGATATTTATAAACgaaattcaaatattttaaaatccttCAACATACTGTACACAATTATTGGTAAGTAAACTATATTAGTACTTATCTCGACTTGTCCGTATTTTAATCAATCATGTCTGCACAGAAACTACGATTGGCTTAACATGATTTTTACACTTAAGTGCGCAGCTTATACTGAGCTTAGCTTAGCAATTATTCTAGACTTTGTGTTATTCAGTTACTAACGTTGTTTCGGCTTGCTTTAAATCAGACACTGATATAGCTTAAATAGGAATTCCTTGTCATCGTTTTCCCGCTTCCTACAGCTGGCCAAGATGTCCACTTAAGTCAGAAAGATGCGTCTGATGGAAAGGACGGTATTTAGGACTGCTTTTAGCCTAATATAAGGCGTTAGATATGACCACTCACCTGACAATAACCGTGTTCAGCAGGAAACAGGGTGCCAACATTGACTTAAATATGTGCGTCAGACGGTCGGCCGAAGAGGTTTTCCGACGGGAGATTGCTGCCATATTGTCGCCTGCAGGTGACATTAGggtaaatttgaatttgaatagAGCAAGAATTTGTTTAGTGACAGACAGGCAAATGCAATTATGTGCACCAACAACCGTGCTCTGCGTTTCCCATTTTCATGTAAATACGGTGCTGGTCATTTGCATAACTTTCATTTACACGTCGTAACGTCGCATGGTGTCTAAGTCACAAGAACAGCAGTTTGGGGTGGCAGCAAAAGGGCAATAGTGCACACTATATTTCGTCGCCTtttttaaataacataaaaaactgtgtaaaattaaaattaaatgaaaaaccATACATTCATAACCGAACACTATATACTTTGGTAATACTCTAGTTTACGGTTCTCACCCCCAAAATTCGTGAAAAAATTATCATCGACGGACCGCGCATTCTTAAGAACTTACATGAAATAAAGGCGCGGTCTGTCATGGTTCTCTTGTAATCGAATTTCAAAGTTACGTGTTTtgctataaaaataaaatagccTTTTCTATGATTTTGAGTGTTTTGCTTTAAAAATCAGAACTGCTTTTTATCCCTTTCAAAATAATAAGCGATCTATATAATGTgacaaaaatgtttaattgtTTTAGTAGTATGCCCACAGCCACGAATTAAATATCAGCCGCGAACTAAATATCCTCGATGGACCGCGGTTCCTTAAGAATTCGCGTGACCATTAGGCAAattaagcaaattaaaaaaccGCAACAGTCactaaaattttattaaaaacaaggaagaacgctataatcgagtacctcaactattagataccccttactcagctaaagggacaaaacggaaatggagatatgcaagcagcaaagcgagactgaaatgcgccacctacctcTGATCacaatatgtatatgtatggttatgtgggcggtagacagatttaagcgttatgggcgttagagtgggcgtggcaaactttttctttgggcaattgataggtattgacgagaataatacatttaagttaaaatattgtttctagcatgcaaattgtgggcgccacaggtctcggcggtttgtgtgcgttagagGGCAtgttcgcgtaacaaacttgcgctgcaatCTAGGGTACGGAATttaatctgaaatcccaattctctatctttgatagtttccgagatatccgcggtcatattaacgatttcttgaagtttgtgggcggtttgtgggcgttaaagtgggcctgaaaacttttttgggtcaatcgataggtattaatgagaacaatttcatttcaaaataacaaaatgaAACGTAGGCCTAATTAGAACATTTCAAATTTTAAGTCCCTGCCATCAAAAATGATGTCGCGAGGCAGAACTCTGCGATATTTGCGTGAGTAATGGATTTAAAAACATATAAGGAATATATTAGTGCTGCGTTTGAATCTTCTgtcttaaattttattaaaacccGAGTAAATTATTTTCCTTTCACTCACCTTTCGAGACAAAGACGTAGATGCTCGCCGGCTCCGTGTTGCTGGCCGAGCAGCTGTAGTTGCCGGAGTCGGTGATCTGCGGCTCTCGAATGATCAGGCGGCTCTGCGTTCGGAGTCCCGGGGTCGTCTCAATGGTTATGTCCCGTCGGGAGTCGACATAGTTGATCAGGCGATCGTTCTTCTGCCAGTACACGTACTGTGGTGGTGTCGGACTCTGTGCCAAGAAGGTGAATGGTGGTTCAGCAGGACTCCTTTTCAACTCACCTCCCGACTTACCTTTTCAATAATGCAAACCAAATTGATTGTTGAGCCCATGTCAACATGAAGCTCGCCGGAGCCCAGAATAAATGCCTCCGGCACAACCACTTGAAGATTCACAAAGTGGGAAATGATGCCAGTCGGCGTCGAGACCTGTGTGTTGGAGATTGTTTTTGTGATAGTAAGTACAAGGAAAATGGAGAGCAAAAGACCGAAGAGTGGAAAGAGAAAGTGTGGCAGTTGAGTGCGATTGGTATTCGCAATGTACTAGAATGTTAATGCTTCAGTAAACTACGAGCAAGAATAGCCAGCCAGCTTCATAAAATCGTTGTGAGTGCAAGAAATGTTGCGCTCATTGAAATGCAAATCAAACAATTTCAATTTGGCACGcaaaaatgaaacaaaaacgAACGGATTTTATATAAGTAGAGCACTTCCCACTCGTCTCGACTCGGAGTTGTTCTCCAAAATATCCGGCAGGCAACGGTCGCAGCTGTAGATTCTCTGGGTTCGCAATGGAATactgaaataattattttggCATATTTGCATGTAGCTCTCGTTTGCTGCTCAGCCTCCTAGTCCGTATTTCGGTGCCGTGAGTCCATAGTCTGAGGACGGAAGACCGGAGTCCTGAGGGGCAACCAGACAACCCGCCCCACTGACTCTGAGGCCGGCATACGGCTTTTTATATTGAAATTGCATACAAATTGCACTCCGGCTTCTCGCTTACACCATCCATCCATCAAAGCCTCCATACCGTCAAGTGTCCATTTCAGCAGTTAGTTGTCTTCCCTACCCCGAATCCCCTCCAAAGCCCATTTTCTTACTCTCCGACCCCGAGCTCGACATTTCCGTGTTTCCATTCTCATGACTTGCCTTGCTTCGTTAGGCGGGAAGGCGGGAGTTCTTGGTCTCGCAGGCGGGGTTCGGTTTATCAGGACCCGTGTTTCTGCCAGATCCCTCGCAGCCTAATAGCTGACAGTCACACGTTTCTGGCTGGCCAAACAATCAGTCCTGTCAATGTCACCGACCCGATCCCAATCGCAGTCCCAATCTGGAAGTCCCCTTGCCAACGATAGCGGACCAGAAGGCCGCGGCAGTTGCCTTAAATCAAACCATTCCAAACTTGATTTGTATTTTACAATTAAATCATCCACAAGAAAGAAAAGCAAAAGCCTGAAAACCTCAATACAACGTTGAAAGAAAAAGGGGCGCATTGAGGAGAAACGAGCGCAAATACAAATGCACGATAGTTTATTTCAACTGCGGCGAATGCATATAATATGGACCCATCATTCTGGCCGCGCCCAGTCGTTATCCGCCCACTCACCTGGCACTCGTACATGCCGTGATCCCGGCGCTGCACAAACTTTATCTGCAGCGTCCACATGTTGGAGCCGGGCGTGTGCAGTATCGCGAATCGCTCGTCGTTCGTGTAAAGCTGGGCCCCCGACGACAGGATGTGCCAGTCCCGGCGGCGGATCCAGGATATTTGATTCTGTTGACGAAAGCCAATGCCGAGCGCATTATAAACGAGCGGACGAATTGGTACCAGTACACACAGATAATTAATATTACTAGGGAAAAGGAGGATTGTAAGGATAGATAAGGATAGT includes the following:
- the dpr12 gene encoding uncharacterized protein dpr12 isoform X8, which produces MPMVLPRMVLRLRRPLNLMEVRILLLCLPTLLLATTLEPDQKSILTDNDWKKLWMRGGINGDSKQDNNLDTSDSPMFEDSEVSTPTGIISHFVNLQVVVPEAFILGSGELHVDMGSTINLVCIIEKSPTPPQYVYWQKNDRLINYVDSRRDITIETTPGLRTQSRLIIREPQITDSGNYSCSASNTEPASIYVFVSKGDNMAAISRRKTSSADRLTHIFKSMLAPCFLLNTVIVRRIFLT
- the dpr12 gene encoding lachesin isoform X7 → MPPKIVAKDQKSILTDNDWKKLWMRGGINGDSKQDNNLDTSDSPMFEDSEMAHNTTVQLGGTAFLVCKVSGVDRVGVNWNQISWIRRRDWHILSSGAQLYTNDERFAILHTPGSNMWTLQIKFVQRRDHGMYECQVSTPTGIISHFVNLQVVVPEAFILGSGELHVDMGSTINLVCIIEKSPTPPQYVYWQKNDRLINYVDSRRDITIETTPGLRTQSRLIIREPQITDSGNYSCSASNTEPASIYVFVSKGDNMAAISRRKTSSADRLTHIFKSMLAPCFLLNTVIVRRIFLT
- the dpr12 gene encoding lachesin isoform X2, which encodes MPMVLPRMVLRLRRPLNLMEVRILLLCLPTLLLATTLEPDQKSILTDNDWKKLWMRGGINGDSKQDNNLDTSDSPMFEDSEMAHNTTVQLGGTAFLVCKVSGVDRVGVNWNQISWIRRRDWHILSSGAQLYTNDERFAILHTPGSNMWTLQIKFVQRRDHGMYECQVSTPTGIISHFVNLQVVVPEAFILGSGELHVDMGSTINLVCIIEKSPTPPQYVYWQKNDRLINYVDSRRDITIETTPGLRTQSRLIIREPQITDSGNYSCSASNTEPASIYVFVSKGDNMAAISRRKTSSADRLTHIFKSMLAPCFLLNTVIVRRIFLT
- the dpr12 gene encoding lachesin isoform X6, which gives rise to MPPKIVAKDQKSILTDNDWKKLWMRGGINGDSKQDNNLDTSDSPMFEDSELMAHNTTVQLGGTAFLVCKVSGVDRVGVNWNQISWIRRRDWHILSSGAQLYTNDERFAILHTPGSNMWTLQIKFVQRRDHGMYECQVSTPTGIISHFVNLQVVVPEAFILGSGELHVDMGSTINLVCIIEKSPTPPQYVYWQKNDRLINYVDSRRDITIETTPGLRTQSRLIIREPQITDSGNYSCSASNTEPASIYVFVSKGDNMAAISRRKTSSADRLTHIFKSMLAPCFLLNTVIVRRIFLT
- the dpr12 gene encoding lachesin isoform X4; protein product: MPMVLPRMVLRLRRPLNLMEVRILLLCLPTLLLATTLEPDQKSILTDNDWKKLWMRGGINGDSKQDNNLDTSDSPMFEDSEMAHNTTVQLGGTAFLVCKVSGVDRNQISWIRRRDWHILSSGAQLYTNDERFAILHTPGSNMWTLQIKFVQRRDHGMYECQVSTPTGIISHFVNLQVVVPEAFILGSGELHVDMGSTINLVCIIEKSPTPPQYVYWQKNDRLINYVDSRRDITIETTPGLRTQSRLIIREPQITDSGNYSCSASNTEPASIYVFVSKGDNMAAISRRKTSSADRLTHIFKSMLAPCFLLNTVIVRRIFLT
- the dpr12 gene encoding lachesin isoform X1 → MPMVLPRMVLRLRRPLNLMEVRILLLCLPTLLLATTLEPDQKSILTDNDWKKLWMRGGINGDSKQDNNLDTSDSPMFEDSELMAHNTTVQLGGTAFLVCKVSGVDRVGVNWNQISWIRRRDWHILSSGAQLYTNDERFAILHTPGSNMWTLQIKFVQRRDHGMYECQVSTPTGIISHFVNLQVVVPEAFILGSGELHVDMGSTINLVCIIEKSPTPPQYVYWQKNDRLINYVDSRRDITIETTPGLRTQSRLIIREPQITDSGNYSCSASNTEPASIYVFVSKGDNMAAISRRKTSSADRLTHIFKSMLAPCFLLNTVIVRRIFLT
- the dpr12 gene encoding lachesin isoform X3, which gives rise to MPMVLPRMVLRLRRPLNLMEVRILLLCLPTLLLATTLEPDQKSILTDNDWKKLWMRGGINGDSKQDNNLDTSDSPMFEDSELMAHNTTVQLGGTAFLVCKVSGVDRNQISWIRRRDWHILSSGAQLYTNDERFAILHTPGSNMWTLQIKFVQRRDHGMYECQVSTPTGIISHFVNLQVVVPEAFILGSGELHVDMGSTINLVCIIEKSPTPPQYVYWQKNDRLINYVDSRRDITIETTPGLRTQSRLIIREPQITDSGNYSCSASNTEPASIYVFVSKGDNMAAISRRKTSSADRLTHIFKSMLAPCFLLNTVIVRRIFLT
- the dpr12 gene encoding uncharacterized protein dpr12 isoform X5, which translates into the protein MPMVLPRMVLRLRRPLNLMEVRILLLCLPTLLLATTLEPDQKSILTDNDWKKLWMRGGINGDSKQDNNLDTSDSPMFEDSENQISWIRRRDWHILSSGAQLYTNDERFAILHTPGSNMWTLQIKFVQRRDHGMYECQVSTPTGIISHFVNLQVVVPEAFILGSGELHVDMGSTINLVCIIEKSPTPPQYVYWQKNDRLINYVDSRRDITIETTPGLRTQSRLIIREPQITDSGNYSCSASNTEPASIYVFVSKGDNMAAISRRKTSSADRLTHIFKSMLAPCFLLNTVIVRRIFLT